The region GCGTAGGCAATATTGCCTGCGGTGCCGCCGAATTTCTCCCTCATGCCATTCACCTGGAAGCAGACGTTCAAAACATGTATCTTATCGGGCAGGATATGATCCGAGAAGTGTCCCGGGAAATCCATAATCCTGTCGTATGCAAGTGACCCGGAAACAATGATATTCATATTCATAGATCTCTTAAATGAGTTCAAAATCACCTTCATTGACGCAACGTAACCAGTCGTGTGCGCCGTGTTTAGTCGAAAAAGTAAATAATATGCCTATGAATGTCAAGGGCTATTTGGGAACATCAGTTTCACAGGACATGGATCTTCATAAAAACTAAACAAAATTGACCACCTTTGGAAAAAGTGATAACAATTCACCATCATGTCATTAATCTTTTTACCCGACGCGGGAGGAATTATTTATCCATGACGAAAAAAACTGCTCTTTTCGACGAATGGCCTGAAAAGTATGATCAATGGTTCACAACCCCTATCGGTTCCCTCGTAAGAAAATATGAAAGCGAACTGATTCTCGACCTTTTGAAACCGGTTCCCGGCGAAATGGTGCTGGACGCGGGCTGCGGCACGGGAGTGTTCACCCATGATATCCTCTCTTCGGAATCACAGGTTGCGGGGCTCGATATATCTTTTCCGATGCTTCGGCGGGCACGGGAAAAATCCGGAAGGTATCCCTTCTCTCCAATAGTGGGTGATATATCAAAATTGCCCTTTCAAGACGGTTCCTTTGACAAGACCCTTTCGATTACTGCAATTGAGTTTATAGAGGATGCGAAAGGAGCTGTGGCCGAATTATTTCGCGTGACTAAAAAAGGAGGGGTCGTTGTTGTGGCAAACCTGAACAGCCTCAGTCTTTGGGCGGCGCGCAGAATGGAGAATGCAAAAAAAGGAGATTCCATATTCCGTAAGGCGATTTTCAGATCCCCTGATGATTTGCGTTCCCTTTCACCTATGGAGGGTGTAGTGAGAACAGCTATCCATTTTCTGAAAGAAGATAAACCGGAAAAAGCCATTGAAATCGAGCGCGAAGGCCGGATCAAGGGATGGATGACAGGCGCTTTCGCTGCCGTGCAATGGTTCAAGCCTTAAGAATAAAACTTATTTCTTTGAGTTTCTCCCGTATGCTCCTCCACAAACACCAAACGATTATCCATGATTAAAATTTTTCATATCTTCAACATAGTCTGCAATATTCTGGCAGTGATCAGAAATTCTCTCCAGATTAATGAGCATTTCAATAAAAATAGGACCCGCCTGGACGTGGCAGACCCCCTTACAGAACCGTTCCTGATGTCTTTCTCTTGATTCTTTTACCTTCTGATCAACCATCGCCTCACGCTCTGTGATATTCCTTATTTTCTTCTCCTCACCTTCCTCCATGAGAGAAATGGCGTCGCTGATATTGTCTGCAACCAGTGCCGCAATCTCATTCAGTTCCTCACGGCCCCACTTTGAAAATGAAATTTTCCGATCATATTTCTGGTGAATCAGGTTGACCAGATTGACAGCGTGATCGGCAATCCTTTCAATATCATCGACCATGGCTGAATAGGAAAAAAAGGCCTTCGACAAATCCGCTGAAAGAGGGTCATTGGGAATCCTGCACAGATAACTGCCTACTTCTTTCCTCAGATTATTGACCACCAGTTCGACATAGAGGATATCCTTTCTGATCCCCTCCTTGAACTCCCTTACCAGATCCATTGTCTTCAAAAACATACTTTGGGCAAGCACCAGTTCTCTCCTCAGTTCTTTCCGTACGCATTCCAGCGCTTCTTCTGCCTTTGGTAAGCACTTTTCATCGAGAAATTCCGGCCAGATCGGCAAGATATCCGTCTTGCCGGGAAGGAGATATTCGATCAGATAGGAAAAGGGTTTGAGCAGAAAAATAAAGACAACAGCGATCACCACATTAAACAGGAGGTGTCCATAGGCGATCTGCTGGGGTACATCGGCTGTAAAGAGTTTCAACACCTCAATGAATACCGTCATCGCCAAAATGCAAATCAGCGCTCCAAAAAGTTTAAAGAGAAAATGAGAAAGGGCGCACCTCTTTCCATTGACATTTGCCACGAGGCCCGCCATGAGGGCCGTTACAGCGGTTCCGATATTGGCGCCGTAAACAATGGGCAGGGCATTATCAAGGGCGATTAAGTTCTGCTGGGCCATAATCACCAGAATACTGATGGGAATTGCGGAAGAGTGGACCAGAAAGGCAAAAAGAAGCCCAATTAAAAGACCTGTTACCGGATGTCTTGTTTCCTGAGAAAAATGAAGAAAAGCCGGGCTGTTTTTCAGAGGTATTGCTGCCTCGGACACGAGGCTTAAACCAAAAAAGAGCAAACCGAAATAAAAGATCCCCTCACCATACGCCTTCCATTTCTCCTTCCCGGAAGACCACAAAACTCCGCCGATCATGATGAAAACCGGCGCTGCATCGGTAATCTTCCAGACCACCAATTGAACGGTAAAAGTTGTCCCGATATCGGCTCCCAGGATGATCCCCAGAGAGCGATAAAAGCTCATCAAACCGGCGCTGACCATCCCTACTGTTAAAACGGATGTGGCCGTACTGCTCTGGAAGAGAACGGTAGTTACAATACCGGTGATCAATCCATAAATCGGATTTTTGACGGCAAGCTGGAAGTACTCACGGATCCGGACATCGCTGAATCGTTGCTGCACCTCCGTACTTAATCGGATCATTCCGTATAAAAACAGGGATACACCGGTAATAAAAAGCAGAATCCCTTTCACCATCTCACATTCTCTCTTTTAGGGCTGGAAGCGCCGATAAATTCCCTGAAGTACCGGTCTTCGGTCCCTCCGTTGATTTTCTTTACCATATATAATGACGATTCTTAATCTTTAATAGTACAAATTCTCTTATTTCATTATAATGGAATATAAAAGAAAAAAATTGAAATAATATTTCAGTAATCGTTAACGTCGACGAACTATGTATTCTAAAGGCTGAACGGTAAAGTCAATACATTCCTGCCATAAAATAATTTTAACATTCGATCTCAGAAAATTCTTTTTGCTCTTTCCCGTAATTCTCGTAGGCAATAACTTATAAAATAGTGTATATAGCAGCTTGAAATAAGGGCATTCTATGTATTTCCTGGTTTAAATGGCGGTATATATTTACAATAATCTCTATACGCTCAATGACTTCCTGTAAGGAATAAATTATGGATATTAAATTTATCAATCCGTTCCTGGCTGGAACGGTGAATGTTTTGAAGACAATGGCTTTTGTCGATCCAAAGCCTGGAAAGCCTTATCTTAAAAAAGACAACTTAGCTGTTGGTGATATTTCTGGAATCATAGGGTTGACGGGAGCTGCAAAAGGATCGATGGCCGTGAGTTTTAGCGAGAAATGCATCTTAAAGATCGTTTCCAATATGCTGGGTGAAGAACTCAAGGCAATTGATAAAGATATTGAGGATGCGGTCGGTGAAATTACCAATATGATTTCAGGTAATGCAAGAAAGTTTCTTGAAGCGGAGGGTTACACTATTACAGCAGCTATTCCTACAGTCGTTTCCGGGAGAAACCATAAGATTAAGCACGTCCTGGGGGGGGCCAGTATAATAATTCCGTTTGAGATTGATGGAGAGCCTTTCGTAGTCGATATCTGCCTGGCAGTATAAATTATATGTGAATTCCGGTGATAATTAACGAATTCGAAAACCATGGTCGGCAAAGTGCTGCAGCATGAATTGGTCAAGAGCGAAAAAGAGAATAATGACATGAAGTTCATGCGGGTGAGGTTATTTTTCCTATTGAGAGGATGTCCCGGGTGATTGAGTATCCTCTTCTAACTTGAAAACCGACATGGTATTCGCGACATAATGCACTTCATTGTTGAGAATTTCCAGGGAGCATTGGATATTTTCTCTCGTATCAATATCCTCAACACGCATCATAATATCTTCGAGTTTCAGAATAAGTTTTTTGTGATCTTCTATGAGGCGCCTCAAGATACCGGACAAGCCATCGATCATGTCATTGATTTTATCACATTCCCTTTTTAAATAATCCCCCTGCCGGAGATAAATTTTTCGTGTTAAATCTCCTTCAGCGAGCCTTTTAAAGGTATGAGAGAAATTAACAAGAGGTCCACAGATTTTATGGGTTATTATTATCTGATGCACCGTGAACAACACCAATACCACAATAATAGCAGGGATCAATCGTTTTACTAAAACGAGGAAGGTCTGGGCGGATTGATATTGGACATCCAAATTTGTTGAGAAGACCATATCGTAT is a window of Deltaproteobacteria bacterium DNA encoding:
- a CDS encoding methyltransferase domain-containing protein, which produces MTKKTALFDEWPEKYDQWFTTPIGSLVRKYESELILDLLKPVPGEMVLDAGCGTGVFTHDILSSESQVAGLDISFPMLRRAREKSGRYPFSPIVGDISKLPFQDGSFDKTLSITAIEFIEDAKGAVAELFRVTKKGGVVVVANLNSLSLWAARRMENAKKGDSIFRKAIFRSPDDLRSLSPMEGVVRTAIHFLKEDKPEKAIEIEREGRIKGWMTGAFAAVQWFKP
- a CDS encoding Na/Pi cotransporter family protein — encoded protein: MVKGILLFITGVSLFLYGMIRLSTEVQQRFSDVRIREYFQLAVKNPIYGLITGIVTTVLFQSSTATSVLTVGMVSAGLMSFYRSLGIILGADIGTTFTVQLVVWKITDAAPVFIMIGGVLWSSGKEKWKAYGEGIFYFGLLFFGLSLVSEAAIPLKNSPAFLHFSQETRHPVTGLLIGLLFAFLVHSSAIPISILVIMAQQNLIALDNALPIVYGANIGTAVTALMAGLVANVNGKRCALSHFLFKLFGALICILAMTVFIEVLKLFTADVPQQIAYGHLLFNVVIAVVFIFLLKPFSYLIEYLLPGKTDILPIWPEFLDEKCLPKAEEALECVRKELRRELVLAQSMFLKTMDLVREFKEGIRKDILYVELVVNNLRKEVGSYLCRIPNDPLSADLSKAFFSYSAMVDDIERIADHAVNLVNLIHQKYDRKISFSKWGREELNEIAALVADNISDAISLMEEGEEKKIRNITEREAMVDQKVKESRERHQERFCKGVCHVQAGPIFIEMLINLERISDHCQNIADYVEDMKNFNHG
- a CDS encoding chemotaxis protein CheX, with the protein product MDIKFINPFLAGTVNVLKTMAFVDPKPGKPYLKKDNLAVGDISGIIGLTGAAKGSMAVSFSEKCILKIVSNMLGEELKAIDKDIEDAVGEITNMISGNARKFLEAEGYTITAAIPTVVSGRNHKIKHVLGGASIIIPFEIDGEPFVVDICLAV
- a CDS encoding methyl-accepting chemotaxis protein, whose amino-acid sequence is MAQKYKRKWTNYIVDWDLQFRIISQSLIYMFFIVLITVGVILSPLIYDMVFSTNLDVQYQSAQTFLVLVKRLIPAIIVVLVLFTVHQIIITHKICGPLVNFSHTFKRLAEGDLTRKIYLRQGDYLKRECDKINDMIDGLSGILRRLIEDHKKLILKLEDIMMRVEDIDTRENIQCSLEILNNEVHYVANTMSVFKLEEDTQSPGTSSQ